The following proteins are encoded in a genomic region of Dyadobacter sp. UC 10:
- a CDS encoding BamA/TamA family outer membrane protein, producing the protein MSKTKFSKTLYRLLFRDVYNQGKTTEVKAIETNPFTPYEGMVIRKIHIRQLDIIGESVYDTTRKGNRLQRFLSKRLHTNTRESIIRKSFLLFSEGDDIQAQVLKDNERLLRENRTILDARIIVVPRTDVTWMADVVVLVQDSWSLNFAGGFSSFNKFNLAVENINLRGTTHSQRTGIRWDANDPTQKFQFRTIYTIPYIGKTFITGRANFIFERDLKEQSIRLFRRFLTNETKYAGALEIGHTKVQQYKRQLDDTEVEIRYPTEYKYYDAWIGRSFKFPFPNSKLAKNSRIVTAIRHSKYDFEERPPVAPDLNKIYWNRSATLISLGYSNRNYKRDVLIYGFGRTEDVPIGHLFALTIGQENTQFGARGYAGVQYATGNYLPHNLGYMYALANVGTYSKNGKAQQGVLSGQLNYISNLIPFRYSFFRQFLTFRYTHGVRRDPLDYLNISGEQGIRGINSDQLIGTKRLTVGTETVFFSDKSLLGFRIAYFMFADLGLVNGVSSLWDGPLYQGYGLGLRLRNENLTLNTLQLRVGFYPNIPGNNAPWRFGASGNVPLRLRDFDISAPSIVPLQ; encoded by the coding sequence ATGTCGAAAACCAAATTTTCGAAGACGCTTTACAGATTACTGTTCAGGGACGTGTATAACCAGGGCAAGACTACCGAAGTAAAAGCGATCGAAACCAACCCCTTCACTCCCTACGAAGGGATGGTGATCCGCAAAATTCACATCAGGCAGCTGGACATTATAGGCGAGTCAGTATACGATACGACGCGAAAGGGAAACCGTCTCCAAAGATTTCTCAGTAAAAGACTGCACACCAACACGAGAGAAAGTATTATACGAAAATCCTTTCTGCTGTTTTCCGAAGGTGATGACATTCAGGCCCAGGTTTTAAAAGACAACGAGCGTTTACTCAGGGAGAACCGGACAATTCTTGATGCGCGGATTATCGTAGTACCGAGGACCGACGTCACCTGGATGGCCGACGTAGTTGTATTGGTCCAGGATTCGTGGTCGCTCAATTTCGCAGGAGGATTCAGTTCTTTTAATAAATTCAATCTGGCCGTTGAGAATATCAACTTACGCGGCACTACGCATTCCCAACGCACGGGAATACGCTGGGACGCCAATGACCCGACGCAGAAATTTCAGTTCCGGACCATATACACGATCCCCTATATCGGTAAAACCTTCATCACCGGCCGGGCTAATTTCATATTTGAGCGCGATCTGAAAGAACAGTCCATACGCCTTTTCAGGCGCTTTCTGACCAATGAAACCAAATATGCAGGTGCGCTGGAAATTGGTCATACGAAGGTTCAGCAATATAAAAGGCAGCTGGATGATACCGAGGTCGAGATCCGCTATCCTACTGAATACAAGTATTATGACGCCTGGATTGGCCGGTCTTTCAAATTTCCCTTTCCCAATAGCAAGCTCGCTAAGAATTCCCGGATCGTTACGGCAATCCGCCACAGTAAATATGATTTTGAAGAGCGGCCCCCGGTGGCCCCGGATCTCAACAAAATCTACTGGAACCGCAGTGCTACACTGATCAGTCTGGGTTATTCCAACCGTAATTATAAACGCGACGTTTTGATTTATGGCTTTGGTAGAACCGAGGACGTTCCGATCGGACATCTCTTCGCATTGACGATCGGTCAGGAAAACACGCAATTTGGTGCAAGGGGCTATGCCGGGGTCCAATATGCTACCGGCAATTACCTCCCGCACAATCTGGGCTACATGTATGCACTTGCCAATGTAGGTACTTACTCCAAAAACGGAAAAGCCCAGCAGGGTGTCCTCAGTGGCCAGCTCAACTACATCAGCAACCTGATACCTTTCCGTTACAGCTTCTTCCGACAATTTCTGACATTCCGCTACACGCACGGCGTTCGCCGCGACCCGCTCGACTACCTTAATATCAGCGGGGAGCAAGGCATTCGGGGTATTAATAGTGATCAGCTGATAGGCACGAAACGTCTGACAGTAGGAACGGAAACGGTTTTTTTCTCGGATAAAAGTTTGTTGGGATTTCGTATTGCCTATTTCATGTTTGCTGACCTGGGTTTAGTCAACGGAGTTTCTTCATTGTGGGATGGACCGCTTTACCAGGGTTACGGGCTCGGCTTGCGCCTCAGAAATGAGAACCTCACACTCAATACATTGCAGCTTAGAGTCGGATTTTACCCGAATATCCCGGGCAATAATGCTCCCTGGCGATTTGGGGCAAGCGGAAATGTTCCGCTCAGACTGCGCGACTTCGATATCTCTGCACCTTCTATCGTTCCACTTCAATAG